The Alteromonas mediterranea DE genome contains the following window.
CGGTACGCTCTCCCTTGGCAGCCTTACGCGCTATGGCGGGGTAACCCGAAACGGAGAAGAGACTACTCAAGCGTTAATCGTAGCGCTAAAAGACAGTAACACAGCCAGCGTTGTTGAAGGGGTGATGGAAAAGCTAAAGGCGCTGAAAGCTACGCTGCCAGAGGGGACCGAGCTTAACGTTTTTTACAACCGTAAAACGTTGATTGATACCGCTGTTGGCACCCTAACCAATGCGCTCACACAAGCTGTACTTATCGTTATTGTTGTATTGGCTGTGTTTCTTGGCAATGTGCGCGCGTCTTTCGTGGTTGCGCTGGTTATTCCTGTTGTTGTGCTGCTTACGTTTCTTGCTATGAGTATGACGGGCATTACAGCAAACTTGATGAGCCTGGGCGGGTTGGTCATTGCAATTGGCATGCTGGTAGATGCGTCGGTGGTTGTGGTTGAAAATACCCTATCGCAGCTTGGCGCGAATAAACCGTTACCTCGCCTTCATTTGGTGTACCGTGCTACCCGCGAGGTGGCGGTACCAGTAATTGCAGGCACCGTTATTGTTATCGTGGTTTTCATGCCCCTTCTAACGTTAACCGGGCTGGAAGGTAAACTGTTTTCACCGGTAGCTACCACCATTGTTTACGCCATGATTGCCTCACTGGTCACTGCATTTACCCTTATTCCGGTGGTTGCTTCGTTTTTACTTTCGTCCAAAGACGGGGGGGTACCGGGGTATTTGCAATCTCTTCAGTTAGCCTATCGACGCTCTTTAACGTTCGTCCTCAATCACGCTAAATTAACAGGCATAGTGGCACTTAGTTTACTGGTTTTAAGCGGTCTTCTGTTCTCGATAACGGGCAAAACCTTCATGCCGGTTATGGATGAAGGCGATATTATTGTGCAATTTGAAAAGTCGCCAACCATATCACTCCCATCATCACTTGAAATAGACAAACAAATAGAGCGCATGCTGTTAGCGTCGTTTCCAGAGATAGAGCAAGTTGTGGCGCGAACTGGCTCAGACGAATTGGGGCTAGATCCCATGAGCTTAAATGAAACCGACGTTTTTATGCAGCTTGCACCTTCAGATACCTGGCGCTTCAGCAATAAGCAAGCGCTGGAAGCGTCCATACGAGAATCGCTTCAGGCATACCCGGGTATAAACGTTGGGTTTACGCAGCCTATACAAATGCGTGTGTCTGAAATGCTAACCGGCACAACAGGAATGGTCGCCATCAAAATTTTTGGTGCTGATATGCAAACACTGTCGGATATTGCGAATAACGTGGCTAACGTTGTGCGAAAGCAAGAGGGCGCAGTAGACACAAACGCCACGCTAATTGAAGGCGGTGACTTTCTTAGCATTATTCCCAAACCGGGCGTAGCCATGGAATTTGGAATGACTAACGCGGCCCTTTCTCGCTACCTGAAAATGCAGGTTACCGGCATTCAGGTGGGAGAAGTAATAAAGGGAAGAGTGCGTACACCAATCTACTTTGGTGAGTTAGAGCAGGGGCAGGCAGCTATTCTTTCACCAGATGTACTTAACAGCATGATGGTACTTATGCCCTCGGGCCAAGAGCTAATGCTCTCTGATATCGCAAACATTACCCGCACACAGGGCCCTGCTGTAATTGAACGAGAGAAAGCTATGCGCTTTGCTGTGGTAACCACAAACGTTGAAGGCCGAGATTTGGTGGGGTTTGTTGAATCAACGCAAAAGGCTGTTGGTTCTAGTGTGTCTTTACCATCGGGCTATGCCATAGAGTACGGCGGCGAATTTGAAAACCAAATACGCGCGACGAATAACCTGCTTACGGTAATACCCTTGGTTATCGCAGTTATTGTACTGATACTGTTTACTATTTTTGGTTCGCTAAAACTGGCTGCACTGGTTATGGCTAACGTGCCTTTTGCAGTAATGGGCGGCGTTTACGCACTGTTTATTACCGGCGAATACATTTCAGTTCCAGCTTCAGTGGGCTTTATAGCGCTACTAGGTGTGGCAGTGCTTAACGGCGTGGTAATGGTGTCGCATTACGAATCATTGAAAAGGCAGTCGTTATCGCTATCTGAGCGCGTAGCAAACGGAGCGGTGTCACGTTTACGCCCTATTTTAATGACCGCAACCACAGCAATGTTTGGCTTATTACCTTTGGCGTTTGCATCTGGGCCTGGTGCAGAAATTCAAAAGCCGCTAGCGATAGTCGTCATTGGCGGGTTAATTTCATCAACGCTTATCACATTATATCTTTTACCTATTGGCTATCATTATTTGGAGCGCCGTCAAAATGGATAAATCCCAGCTACTAACGTTGTTTATCGACAAAGAAATGGAAGCTGATGTGGTAGATTGCCTTATTCAGTTTGATGGTGTGAGCGGTTTTACTGTATCCACCTGTTTTGGCTTTAGCCGCGAGAGCGCGCATCTTAACAAGGCCGAACAAGTCGCGGGAGGCCGGCACATGCTGAAATTAGAGGTAATACATAACAGTGAATACGCGCAAGGGATGTTGCAAGCGTTAAAGGCACTTAATGGCCGAAATGCCATACGCTATACCATAACGCCAGTATTTGATGAGGGCCACATAGTTCAAAAAACGCTGTAAGCCGAAACGTGTACTAAAAAAGATACGCCGCTAATGCGGCTTGCGTATAACATTGCAGCGACTAAGCGCGCCTAAACTGCATGCGCATAAAAGTAACCATCGCCACACATACAACACTATTCTGATAAACTGTTTTAAAAGATTACCCGTTTAAAGCTTCATTGCACAATGGCATCGATAAAAATAAAACAAAGGATCGTGTATGAGTAGTAATACCCGAGATGAAGTCTCATCAAAGGCTAGCACTGAACAGGAAAGCGCATTTAGCGTAATCGACAAGCCTACCTTTTTTGGCTCTCTTATTCTTCTTCTGTCTGTCACTCTTCCCCTTATCATTTGGCCCGACCAAGGCGCCCAGTGGGTAGCCACGGCCAAAGACTTTGTTACCAGTAAGCTCGGCGTTTTATACCTATTGCTTGGTGTGGGCGCAGGTGGCTTCATGGTTTACATCATGTTCAGTGATATTGGGCAAATTAAACTGGGCGAGCCAGAAGAAAAGCCCGAGTTCTCGCCTGTATCCTGGGCTGCCATGCTGTTTTGTGCCGGCATTGGGGCGTCTATCTTGTACTGGTCGATGATTGAGTGGGTGTACTACTACCAAGCGCCACCGTTTCACATAGAAGGCGAAACCCCCGAGGCCGCTAAATGGGCCGCGGCCTACGGTATATTCCACTGGGGGCCGTTAGCGTGGGCGATTTATCTTATTCCCGCCGTGCCTATTGCCTACTTCTACTACGTGCGCAATCACAGCGTGTTAAAAATATCCGAAGCGCTTATGCCGGTCATCGGCGAGAAAATGGCCCACGGCTGGTTGGGTAAAATTATCGATATCAGCTTTATCTTCGGCATGCTAGGCGGCGGGGCAACTACCCTTGGCTTGGCTGCACCTATGATAAACGAAGGGGTACACGAACTCTTCGGGGTACCTAAATCGCTGACTACCCAAGTAATTGTGCTTGTAACCTGTACCGCCATATTTGGCTATAGCGCGTATGTTGGCCTTAAAAAAGGCATTAAGCTGCTGTCAGACATTAACTTTTGGCTGGCAGTTGGCTTACTGCTATTTATCTTCATTGTTGGGCCAACCTTATTTATGGCCAATACCGGCCTAGACGCCCTAGGCCGAGTAATGAGTAACATCATAAAAATGGCCACATGGCTAGAACCCTTCGCCGAATTCAACGGCTTTGAAGACACCCACTTCCCACAAGACTGGACCATTTTCTACTGGGCTTGGTGGCTAGTGTTCGCGCCAAGCGTAGGTTTATTTATTGCCCGTATTTCACGTGGGCGTACCATTCGCACTATGGTGGCGGGCTCTATGTTCTTCGGTACTATGGGATGCTTCTTATTCTTCATGGTAATGGGCAATTACGGCCTGTATTTACAGCTATCGGGCGAGCTTGACGTAGTAAGCATACTTAACCAGCAAAGCCCAACAGCGGCTATTTTTGCCATGCTGCATACGCTGCCGCTAGACTACTTAGTTATTGCTGTGTTTACACTGTTGGCACTTATATTCACCGCTACGACGTTCGATTCTATTTCTTACATTCTGGCAGCCGTAGTGCAAAAAGAAGTGGATGAAGAGCCACTGCGCTGGAACCGTTTATTCTGGGCCTTTGCGCTATCCTTCATGCCCATAGTACTTATGTTTGTAGGCGGGTTAGAAACGCTACAAACCGCATCGATAATAGGGGGCGTACCGCTACTCGCCGTTGCTTTAATGCTGTGTATTGCCATAGTACGGGCGGCCAACTACGACATGCGTTATCAGCCCGATTATTCAATAAAAGAAATCAACATAGGCGAATTCCCCGACGACGACCCATGGAGCGAAGAGGGCAGTTGGGAAATTGAAGAGGAAACCGAAGAAGACGTGCCTATTGCGGCAAAACCTAAACCTCGGGAACCGAAAGACCACATTGAAGGCGACCCGCACAGCAGGCCTTCTAGGCTGTAGGTTTTAATAACAAATGTGTTAAGCAAAACGCTGCCAACTGGCGGCGTTTTTGTTTCATGAACCCGCACAATTTACTTTTTCTAAAAACTGGCTGTGGTACCGTAATTAGCTCCATTAGCCTTAACGTTTAAGCCAAGTAGCAGTATGTCAGTAAAGAATTATCAAAAATTCTACGAACCACTAAACGCGGTACATTCGGCTGACTTTAACCGCTGTATTTACTGCGGCTGCGAAGCGGCCCGGCAAGATTTTATCCCGCCCATAACATTCATTCACGATTGGCAAAGCGGGCACTTACAGGCCGACTTCATCTCTGTACCTTCATGCAATGAATGCTTCGACCTATTAAAGAATGAAAACAACGGCACGTTAGAACCCAGAATTACCGTGCTAAAAAAGCGATTGGCAGAAAAGTACAAAAAGGCCATTAGGGTTTTTAACCACTGGAGCATGGAAGAAATTGAAGAGATGGACGCGGCATTTCAAATAAGCCTTAAAGGCGGCATGCGCTTAGGCAAAGAAACCCTTTCGCGCCTTCAATTTGCTGGGTTCAACTATGAAGTAAACGGCAGTATAACGCGGGTGGCAAAACCCCAGCACCAAGTGTTTAACGTATTCGATGAAGAATTTAGCAGCTTTAGAGAAGCGCTAGCCTTTGCCAGCGCCACCTACAAAATAAAGAAAAGCCGGCTAAGCCAGCTTTATTTCGACAATGATGAAAGCTTTGATAGGGCGATTGAGGTATTTCATGGGTTGATTGAGGGTAAACCATGAAAATTTAATTGATGGCTTTGCGCGCCGGAGTCAGAGATTCGAACCCTATCGGGCCCACCATTTTTTAAAATTTGACCGTTAACCCCCAAAAGCAAAGTATTTTAGACGTCTAGTATGTGTTGCATGGGCTCAACCATCATTCTTGACCGTTTTTTAAGAAGTACAATTCAGAAAAACCCATTTTTACAAATTCGGTATCTCTGAAGTTTCTTACGGTTTTTTTGTCTTTACTGATAGCGGCAAGTTGCTGTTCAGTTTGCAGGAACTGGGAAAGGTCTATTCCCTCAGCATCAGCCACGGCTTCATGCATATTTTGATGGCGGCTGTAAGAAAAGTTTATCTCTTTTGCCACACCTTTAAACTTATAACGTACTTTATGGGCCATGTTCTACTCAAGTTGGTCGATGTAATTCAAAAACGGTTTAACCGCTATTATAAACTCAATTAGTGATAATGATTAGCGTGTTAAAAAGCGGATGGGAAAACTGCTGTGTGAGGTGTTTAAAGTGTTCTACGAAGAATTTAGTAGCTTTAGAGAAGCGTTAGCCTTTGCCTGCGCTACCTACAAAATCAAGAAAAGCCGACTAAGCCAGCTTTATTTCGACAACGATGAAAGCTTTGATGGGGCTATTGAGGGTTAACCTATGAAAAGCTGAACACTGGCTTTGCACTCCTTAGGCAAAAATCATAAGTTCTAATCCTAGCGAGTACGCTATGAAACACCGATTCTTTTCCTCAAACATTTAGTTTTTTAAGTTGTTTAGGAAATGTAGCAGAGGTTAGCAACTTTTTAGAGTGATAGGTGTGGTTAGAAAGAATTACACTAATCGATATCGAGTGATTCCCCCATATCAGAAGCAATAATTTCTAATACCCGTCGTTCTATAGGCCATTGTTCTATAGCCTTTATTTTCTCTTTCCTTATAAGCCAAATAATGAACATAACTATCGATTGTGAAAACCAAGGGTACAGCTCTACTTCAGTTACTAAGAGCTCAAGAAACTCTTTACGACGTATAAATAGCTCCTCAATTTGACCTATTAGGGTGTCTGAAAGAATTTCACTAAATTCATCAAGTATAGTAAGAGAGGATTTTTGAGCAGGCGTAGGAATATTACCGGTTAGCTTTGTATACAGAAAGTCTAATGATGATTGAAAATTTAGCTGTTCAATTGGAGTAGAGTTTAACTCTCGGTTAACCATAGAAAAAAAATCATCAGTAGTCTCTATAAGAGCCATACTTTTTGCTACGGTTCTATGTACTACTGGTTTAACTGATGTCTTGGTTTTATATATCGCGTCATGGGTTAATTCAGCATAAGCATGCTGAAGAAGAGTTCTAATTTGAATCTCACAAGGTATGCTCTTATCGACTCTGATTCCATTTGATGATAACTCCTCCCTTGGTCTAACAATGTAATGAACGGATTGATATGTAAACAAGAGGGGGGAGGCATCTCTTTCTTTTCCGAAGTTACGACACTGTTTTGCTGTCCACTCCGGCGCGCTCTCAACGATGTCGGTAATGAACTTTATGTCTTCAACCAATAAAACTACAAATCTGCAGCCAGCTTTATCTTCGATTTCTTTATAAGGATCTTTATAGCCTTTATCCTTTCTACAGAAAGCTTTATCCAATAGGGAGGCTTCTTCCTTAATACGAACGTCACATGGCTGCTTAAGAAAGGTGTTAAGACTTTTAACTCGATCTAATAAACGTTCCTTTATTGTAGATACGACGAAGCTGCCCCATTCCTTATAAACGAGTTTCTCATCATTCCACTTTTGTAAAAATTCTGATTCGGTCATTCTTGAGATGTAATTCGATCTTTGACCAGAACTTTTGTCCATTTTTCAGTCTCGCCACCTCCAACATCAACGTCATATTCTTCAAAAGTTACAATTTCACCAAAGTCTTTTGCAGGAGCTGTGATTCTTACTTGTTTCTTAAACTCTATCTTTCTCATTTGAAGTTTGCTTTCAATGAATTTTGTGTCTTTCGTGAATGCTGAAAATGGTAATCCGGATTCGTCAATTTCGTCTTTATATTGTGACCTTTCTTCTTTGTCAAAATATCTGTTAGAGAACTCTTTTGGCTCAATTACCGAGTTGTTTTCAAACTTCAAATAAGAGTTCAGTGCATTTAATAGCTGATTCTTTCGGTCTTGAGGGATAGATAGCTCGTCAATAAAATCTTTTGTAACCTCGTAAAACTTATAAGTGGTTCTTGCACTGGACTCAGGATATCCACACCCTAAAAATGCTGAATAAAAATACTGTGCAGCCGCCTTGCCATCAACTTGCGATATCTGAGTATCGCTAACTAGCACAGTATACTTATCCTTTAAATCAGTAGTTTTCTCTGCATCTGGTTTAAGAAAAAATCCTGCAGTTTTGTATAGCTTTGTTGCAGGAGTTAGTAAAGCTTCTTGAACGTATTGCAAAGTAATTTGCTTGGTGTGCGGATCTTGTTTCTTTTCGTATGCACTATATATCTCTGCTTTCATAATGCCAATGAATGGCGTTTTATTCGAGCCATAAGCACCTTTAAAAACTACTACTATTCCACCAGTGTAACTTCGCCTATTCTGTGCCTCTGCGAGATCATAAGCAATGTCATAAGAAGTCTGAATAAAATCAGGATCGGAAGCGCTGATAAGACGATCAACCTTACAGACAATGGAATCATCCCCATCTTTTTTTATAGCCATCTCTACAGCTTTTGAGTCATTTCCTAAAGCTTCAGTCACTCTAGTTTTAAAAGTATGAGATGCAGCTACATCAAAATTTATTAAATCCTCACCTTTGGTCGGCTCGACAACTTCAGACATACTATCACGTTGATATATTTGATGAATTGCAATCTTGTTGATATTTATTTTTGTAAGAATCATTATTACAACCTACTTAGAATTTTCATTTACTTTTTGTCTGACAATTTTTAGCCAATCTGAGCTATCTTGCTCCCAAGTTTTTTGATATTTTTCGAATAGTTCATCAAGGTCGAAAATTTTAGCTCTAGCAACAAGATAAGATAGTTCATTTTGTAGTTGGTACAGCGAAAGGAGAGTGGTTTTATGACGAATCCATAGATTTTTATAGTTGAACGCCGCGTCCATTCCACTAACGACAGTTAGTAAAAAACCAAAGATTAATGCCGTATTTTTCTGGTAAGTTTGATACTCAGTATCAACATCAAATCCAAGCGTTAGAGTGACAATAGCGCCTAAGATAATAGAAAGCGCTTTGAATAAATTTGCCCTTATTTTTAATTTTTTTGATTTGCTTTTTAGAGTCGAAATTTTTACTTCAAGCGCATTTTCTAAAAACTTGATATCTTTATTTTCTCTGTCCATGAGACCTGCTAACTATTTATGTTTTTCTATTATTCTTCTATCATAACCTAAAGGAATAATTTGAACCACGTTCCGGCTCTAAAACCTCTATTTTTAAGTGCCACACGCCCATACTATGTTGGAAATCTGAATAGCGTGATCATTGCACTAAGGAATACTCACCTCATCAGCTTTATGAGGTCATTCATTGCCCCTTGTCTTCATTTACTCCAAATTAGTCGCGATGTGTTACTGTGTCCAAAGGCTCAATAGCTTTGCTACTAGAAGAGTAAATAGGGTAGAAATAACCGTTAGCTTTGTAGAAGTCTTAGCGCGGTTTTTATTGTGACGATGACATCGTCAAATGGAATAGAGAAGGACTCGTTTTGCTCGTCGATCAACGCGAGTAGGTTGGACAAAATTACTTCAACCGTTTCTTCTTTGAAATTTTCTTGGCGTATCAATGATTTTAGCTCAATTAGCGAAGCATTCGGTGTTATTGTTACCATTTACTGTCTCCTGTAATTCTTTTTTAAAATTACAACAGAAGATGTGTGAAAACAGCTGTACCAACGTTCAGTTAAGTGGTTTTTCGAGTAGCTACTTGAAATGAAAAAATAAGTAAGCGGTTTCTATGTTGTGAAAAACAGTAAAAAGGTAAACAGAAAAGGATGTTCTAGTGCTCGAAAGAAGTGATGTTGAATGGCCGCTATGGCGTAAAAAAGTAGATGGTACCTTTCTCAAAGAGTTCTCTACACCAATACCCCAATGGGTTCAAAAAATATGGCAGATTCAGGATAACTTTAGTGAAGTTAGGTCTAAACTAGATGAAATGAGCAATGTACGCATTCAGTTTAAAAAACAGATTTTCGAAGGAAATGTAGTAAAAAGAAAAAGCCAGAACGGCTATCGATATAGGCTTAGTTTTCAGCGTGAATTAGGCCGGAAGTTACAGGATATCTATTTAATGACCTTTATGAGAGCTATTGAAGCCGAGCTCACAGAAGGAGTTAGCCATAGACAAATTGAAAAGGACATAAGTTTCTGGGAGTTTCTTGATATTGAATTCGATATTGATAATAAGCTTTTTATATTTACACCAAGCTTCACAGTAGAGCCCCAGTTCCCTCAATTATTTAATCGGTTAATCGATTCAGCACCGCTTAAGGCAGTGGCTTCTACCCTATTGTCTGGTGAGTTCGCGCGTATTCACAAGCAAGACTGGAAGCCACGATCAGAATACAAACTAGAAATTGGTGCAAGCAATGTTATTTATATGCTGTTGGATACTGAGAACAAACTTCTTTATGTTGGGGAAGCGAACTTACTAATTCCTAGGTTTAATAATGGCCATCTTGATATAAAAAATTGGGATTATTATAAGTACAACGTTCTCCCGCCAGAACTTGGAAAATACAGACTAGCTATAGAACGAATGCTAATCAGAGATCTCGCTGCGATTTTAGATAATAAACAGGGAATTAAAACAATTTCAATCTCTGACTATAGCCTTGCTAATCGTAAAATAGATATTTAATTCGCTAGTTAAATACCTTCTTTAAATATTCCTACAACATAACGAAAGTGTGAACACGTTTAAGCCTGAGTCAGTATTGGTTCGAGTTCGCGTTCACACTTCAGTTTTACTAATTAATCTTCTTCCAATAAGTTTACAAACAATAACTCATCTTCAGCCGCTTCTTCACTTTCTTCAACCTTCTGTTTTATATACATAAAACCACCATTGGCAAACTTTTCAATTGTTGAAAGGACCTTGGTACTTTCTTTGTATAGGCTGTCTTTATCCATACTTTCGACGGCGTTCATATCAAAGTCAGACTCGGCGATAGCGCAGATGATCAATTGCTCAGTAAGATCTGCAGGTTTCCAATTTTCTATTTCCCAAAAATCTTTTGCAGTATCTTCGGAGGTCAATTCAAGTGACTTGTTCTTAGCTAAACC
Protein-coding sequences here:
- a CDS encoding nucleoid-associated protein, which translates into the protein MILTKININKIAIHQIYQRDSMSEVVEPTKGEDLINFDVAASHTFKTRVTEALGNDSKAVEMAIKKDGDDSIVCKVDRLISASDPDFIQTSYDIAYDLAEAQNRRSYTGGIVVVFKGAYGSNKTPFIGIMKAEIYSAYEKKQDPHTKQITLQYVQEALLTPATKLYKTAGFFLKPDAEKTTDLKDKYTVLVSDTQISQVDGKAAAQYFYSAFLGCGYPESSARTTYKFYEVTKDFIDELSIPQDRKNQLLNALNSYLKFENNSVIEPKEFSNRYFDKEERSQYKDEIDESGLPFSAFTKDTKFIESKLQMRKIEFKKQVRITAPAKDFGEIVTFEEYDVDVGGGETEKWTKVLVKDRITSQE
- a CDS encoding DUF3240 family protein — translated: MDKSQLLTLFIDKEMEADVVDCLIQFDGVSGFTVSTCFGFSRESAHLNKAEQVAGGRHMLKLEVIHNSEYAQGMLQALKALNGRNAIRYTITPVFDEGHIVQKTL
- a CDS encoding DUF2960 family protein, yielding MAHKVRYKFKGVAKEINFSYSRHQNMHEAVADAEGIDLSQFLQTEQQLAAISKDKKTVRNFRDTEFVKMGFSELYFLKNGQE
- a CDS encoding DUF4231 domain-containing protein: MDRENKDIKFLENALEVKISTLKSKSKKLKIRANLFKALSIILGAIVTLTLGFDVDTEYQTYQKNTALIFGFLLTVVSGMDAAFNYKNLWIRHKTTLLSLYQLQNELSYLVARAKIFDLDELFEKYQKTWEQDSSDWLKIVRQKVNENSK
- a CDS encoding efflux RND transporter permease subunit; its protein translation is MIARIIQFSLVQRLFVLGAFIGLTAFGINAWLNLPVDAFPDISPTQVKVIMKANGMTAEEVEAQITQPIETELLGIPHQTILRSTTKYAITSITLDFEQGTDIYWARQQVSARLASVADLLPAIAEGGLAPMSTPLSEMFMFTIENPNLSLQERKHILDWQIRPVLRTVAGVADVNVLGGFTRTFQFAPDLSRLVAYGFSLNQLETALAEANMNGSVGRVRAGADSLVIRTQSRATSLEELAELVVGNVDGQPVRLSDLGTLSLGSLTRYGGVTRNGEETTQALIVALKDSNTASVVEGVMEKLKALKATLPEGTELNVFYNRKTLIDTAVGTLTNALTQAVLIVIVVLAVFLGNVRASFVVALVIPVVVLLTFLAMSMTGITANLMSLGGLVIAIGMLVDASVVVVENTLSQLGANKPLPRLHLVYRATREVAVPVIAGTVIVIVVFMPLLTLTGLEGKLFSPVATTIVYAMIASLVTAFTLIPVVASFLLSSKDGGVPGYLQSLQLAYRRSLTFVLNHAKLTGIVALSLLVLSGLLFSITGKTFMPVMDEGDIIVQFEKSPTISLPSSLEIDKQIERMLLASFPEIEQVVARTGSDELGLDPMSLNETDVFMQLAPSDTWRFSNKQALEASIRESLQAYPGINVGFTQPIQMRVSEMLTGTTGMVAIKIFGADMQTLSDIANNVANVVRKQEGAVDTNATLIEGGDFLSIIPKPGVAMEFGMTNAALSRYLKMQVTGIQVGEVIKGRVRTPIYFGELEQGQAAILSPDVLNSMMVLMPSGQELMLSDIANITRTQGPAVIEREKAMRFAVVTTNVEGRDLVGFVESTQKAVGSSVSLPSGYAIEYGGEFENQIRATNNLLTVIPLVIAVIVLILFTIFGSLKLAALVMANVPFAVMGGVYALFITGEYISVPASVGFIALLGVAVLNGVVMVSHYESLKRQSLSLSERVANGAVSRLRPILMTATTAMFGLLPLAFASGPGAEIQKPLAIVVIGGLISSTLITLYLLPIGYHYLERRQNG
- a CDS encoding GTP pyrophosphokinase; its protein translation is MTESEFLQKWNDEKLVYKEWGSFVVSTIKERLLDRVKSLNTFLKQPCDVRIKEEASLLDKAFCRKDKGYKDPYKEIEDKAGCRFVVLLVEDIKFITDIVESAPEWTAKQCRNFGKERDASPLLFTYQSVHYIVRPREELSSNGIRVDKSIPCEIQIRTLLQHAYAELTHDAIYKTKTSVKPVVHRTVAKSMALIETTDDFFSMVNRELNSTPIEQLNFQSSLDFLYTKLTGNIPTPAQKSSLTILDEFSEILSDTLIGQIEELFIRRKEFLELLVTEVELYPWFSQSIVMFIIWLIRKEKIKAIEQWPIERRVLEIIASDMGESLDID
- a CDS encoding BCCT family transporter translates to MSSNTRDEVSSKASTEQESAFSVIDKPTFFGSLILLLSVTLPLIIWPDQGAQWVATAKDFVTSKLGVLYLLLGVGAGGFMVYIMFSDIGQIKLGEPEEKPEFSPVSWAAMLFCAGIGASILYWSMIEWVYYYQAPPFHIEGETPEAAKWAAAYGIFHWGPLAWAIYLIPAVPIAYFYYVRNHSVLKISEALMPVIGEKMAHGWLGKIIDISFIFGMLGGGATTLGLAAPMINEGVHELFGVPKSLTTQVIVLVTCTAIFGYSAYVGLKKGIKLLSDINFWLAVGLLLFIFIVGPTLFMANTGLDALGRVMSNIIKMATWLEPFAEFNGFEDTHFPQDWTIFYWAWWLVFAPSVGLFIARISRGRTIRTMVAGSMFFGTMGCFLFFMVMGNYGLYLQLSGELDVVSILNQQSPTAAIFAMLHTLPLDYLVIAVFTLLALIFTATTFDSISYILAAVVQKEVDEEPLRWNRLFWAFALSFMPIVLMFVGGLETLQTASIIGGVPLLAVALMLCIAIVRAANYDMRYQPDYSIKEINIGEFPDDDPWSEEGSWEIEEETEEDVPIAAKPKPREPKDHIEGDPHSRPSRL